The genomic segment tgagccatgatcatgccacggtactccagcctgggcaacagagtgaggctgtctcaaaagaaaagaaaaaaataattaataaatttcttTAGTTTCACTGGATGGAACTAGCTTTGGACCCAAAAAAGGAAAGGTTCTAACTATTCAATAATAGAATGGTTTACTTTTTGGAAATAGTGGGTGCCATTTTTCTGGAAGTAGAGGTTGTCAGGAATGTTAGGAAATTCCTCCATGAGCTGGGAAGTTGGCATAGATAAAAGAGCCCTTTTCATTCTAagggctttctttttcctttgtgattccttttttgttgttttcacataagtatttcagttttctcattttcctaCAGTGAACATAGAAttcttaagcatttcttttttctgtctttttttcagaAGCAAACAATGCATATTGCCTACTCTTTCCTCTACccccattgtctttttttttttttttttttttttttttgagacagcgtctcacgttgtcgcccaggctggagtgcagtggcacaaattcCACTCattgtagcctccacctcccgggttaaagcaattctcctgcctcagcctcccaagtagctggaattacagacgtgagcaactatgcccagctaatttttgcatttttagtagagatggggttttaccatgtcggccaggctggtcttgaactccggagcccaggtgttctgcctgccttggcctcccacagtactgggattacaggcatcagccactgcgcccatccccAATTGTCTTGAAAGACCTTTCTTTTTATCAAGGAATACTTTTTCCATCCCTTATTCTTGTCATTAGTGCCATTTCACTGAGTCTGAGGGATATCCATGGGATCATATTTACctctttttgttaaaataagCAATTTTATTCATCATTGATACTCTGCATTTTATAGTAGTTTTTCTTACCTACTTCCTTTGGAGAACTGTTTTacgggtttttattttttgtttttgtttcttttgagacagagtctcactctgtcgcccaggctggagtacagtggcaccatcttggctcactgcaacctccgccttccaggttcaagcaattctcctacctcagcccccccaagtagctgggattacaggcacacaccacaatgtccagctaatttttgtatttgtggtagggatggggtatcaccatgttgaccaggctggtctccaaactcctgatctcaagtgatctgcccacctcagcctcccaaagtgctgggattacaggtgggagccaccatgcccggccctctttACTCTTTAATATGTAATCAGCCTGGAGCACGTCATTATAATAATATGTGCTAAATAAAATGATTCTTTGGAATAATAGTTTAAATGTCTGGTAGATTattggactctcactctgtcgcccaggctggagtgcagtggtgcgaccttggctcactgcaacctctgtctcctgaattcaagcaatcctcctgccttagtctcccaaatagctgggattacaggtgcccgccaccatgcccagtttatttttgtattattagtagagacagggtttcaccttattggccagcctggtctcgaactcctgaccttgtgatccgctggtctcggcctcccaaagtgatgggattacaggcatgagccaccactcctggccgaTTATTGTAACTTTTACCTGAGAttgaaaaagttttagaaatttctttttgtggctgggcatggtggcatatgcctgtaatcccagcactttgggaggaggagatgagtggatcacttgaggccaggagttcaagaccagcctggccaacatggtgaaacttcgtgtctactgaaaatacaaaaattagctgagtgtggtggcttacgcttgtggtcccagctacttgggaggctggggcacaagaatctcttaagccagggaagcagaggttacagtgagctgtgatggcgccactgtactccagcctgggtgacagagcaagatcttgtctcaaaaaaaaaaaaatttcttttcgtGAAGTCATTCACATTACCAATGTTTAATAGAGTTCtgtttttttacagaaaaattttgaaagactTATCTTCTGAAGATACACGGGGCAGAAAAGGAGACGGAGAAAATTCTGGAGTTTCTGCTGTCACTTCTATGTCTGTTCCAACTCCCATCTATCAGACTAGCAGCGGACAGTACAGTATGTATAGGAATCAATTTCCACGTTATAAACACACAAAACCTGACTTTTCTGTAGAAAGACATGGTGTTAGAAAAACTGTCATACTTTGATAGTGATGATTATTAAAGGATGTTTTCAGCCAGGAATAATGCAAAGTACTGTTTcgcattatttcatttactccttACAACAACTTTGTGACATAGGCAGTTATCAATGTATGAGGGAACTGAGACCTACATCATtagatactgttttgttttgagacagagtctcgctcttgtcgcccaagctggatgcagtggcacgatcttggctcactgcaacctccacttcctgggttcaagtgattctcctgcctcagcctctggagtagctgggattacaggcgtgtgccaccatgcccggctaatttttgtatttttagtagagagggggtttcaccatattggctaggctggtctcgaacttctgacctcaggtgatccacccaccttggcttcccaaagtgctgggattacaggcatgagccactgtgcccggccttattttgtCCATTCTTTTATCTATGTAGTTCCATACATAATTGCTGTATATTAGTATAATTCCTTTCAGAAcgttcctggctttttttttttttttttttttgagatggagtttcgctctgttgcccaagttagagtgcagtgccatgatctcagctcactgcaacctccacctccctggttcaagtgattttccttcctcagcctcccaggtagctgggattataggcgtgcaccactttgcttggctaatttttgcatttttagtagagacggggtttcaccatgttggccaggttggtcttgaactcttctcACCTgaagtgattcacctacctcggcctcccaaagtgctgggattacaggcgtgagccaccactcctggcccctgcCTATtcgttaaaaatatttattgtttgatttatatacagtaaaattcactctTTGGGGAATTTAagtctatgagttttgacaaacatgTAGAATAGTATAACACCACCAATCAAGACTGAGTTCTATCACCCTAAGGAATTTACTTGTGCTGCCTATTTGTTGTCTCCCGCTCCACTCCTAACATTAATCTTTAAGTTTCATTCAGTCTTGCCACAAAATATATGTCCCATCTGACTACCTCTTGCCATCTCCAACCACTACCAGCTTAGTTTAGGCTGTCATCTGACTGGAGTAGGCATCCAGTTGGTCATCTTGCTTCCATTCTTGCCCTAATAATCAGTTTTCCATGCTGTGGCCAAAGTGATTTATTTAAGATGTCAACTAGATCACATCATTCCTGCTCAAAGTCCTCTAGTGACATTTTatcacacttagaataaaatccagatCTTACAAGGCATGACATTTAGGATCTGCCTACcactctgacctcatctcctgccACCTGATGGCATTCTGACTGCCCCAGACTTCCTAACTGTACCTCAGACACACGAGCTTGTTTCTGCTTCAGGATCTCTGGAGTTGTCGTTGCTCATGCCTGGCATGTTCTTCCCCCAGATCCTTACATGGCTTGCATCCTACACCCCTGCTCTGCTTAAGTGTCACCTCCACAAAGAGACCACTCTTTTTCAGACTTGTGGCTCCTCCCTTTAGTTTTCCTTAATctcctatatttttctttatagcatttaCATATAATTAAGTTAGTACACATTAGTTTAATTATAGACTGTATGTATGTAAGTATAGATTAGCTTATTTATGATCTGTTTTACCCACTAGAATATAGCATCCTTAAGGGAAAGAACCTTATTTGTTTCATTCACAACTACATCCTTGACATATAGGACCCGGCATATAGTAGGCTTTCAGTTAAGTTTgttatgaataaattaatttagaaTATATGTATAGAATACCACTTAAGAAACTGGGGGCCAGGcccggtggttcatgcctgtaatctcagtacgttaagaggttgaggctggaggattgcttggagcCACATTCaggaccagccttggcaacatagcaagactgcgtctctacagaaaagtgagggaaaaaaaagagccgggcatCATGATATGTGACTAGTCCgatctactcaggaagctgagatgggatctcttgagcctgggaggtcgaagtTACCGTGAGCcctgatcgtaccactgcactccagcctgggcaacagagcaagaccaatctcagaaaaagaaagaaagaaaaagaaagaaactgggagCAATGGTTGCAAGGAAAGAAGCTTGGGAGCAGAGATCAGAGGTAGTGGGGAGGTTCACATGTTATCACTGAAATAAGTGTAGTACAGACTAGTATTTAGGGCAGCGTGGGCCAGTAGAACTTCGTATGATAATGGGAATGTTTTATGTCTGCATTGTCCCAGAATAGTAGCCACTAAAGCATGTGTGACTATTGAGTGCTTGAAATATGGCTGgtggagaaactgaaattttaattttgtttaattttagttaatttaaatagccacatgggGCTAATGGCTACCCTATCAGACAGCTCAGTTTTAGAATAAATACAGCACATTAACAGGTAAATACACATGTTAAGAACAGGAAGATAtgttgcaaaaatgaaaatatgtattaaCATACTTAATATCAAAACATTTGCATCTACAGGTATGTATTTTGgtatattaggttggtgtaaaagtaattgcggtttttgccactGAACATAATGGCTAAAGTATATTCAAGTCTGATACTGATAAAGTCTGTATAAGCACAGGAAAATAATGGGAAACATGTgcaccaaaaataataattatctcaGGATGGGGTCGGAGGGGGGACAGTGAAATAGAGATAGATAATGGGACCtttaattttattgatgtttatacttacataaatatgtgtgtgtgtgtgtatatatataatgtgttgcAGGGAAAAAGATTGAAACTAATTGTTAATATAACTTCACAGCAAATCTCTGAGCCTGTtacggtggatcatgcctgtaatccttgcactttgggaggccaaagtgggaggatcacttgatttcaagaccagcctgggcaatatagggagcccctatctctataaaaaatttaaaaattagctaagcatggtcaTGTTCATCTAtaggtccagctacttgggaggctgaggtgggaggattgcttgagcccaggaggtagagtgcagtggtgaaccaggaccacaccactgcactccagctaataaatattttgaaactcaTAAATTAAAATTGGGGCAGTTGGGGAGGGATAATTATGAAcgtgtgaaaaaaatatttttccatcaaAATACACACGTATACATGTATTTTGGCTTCCTGGTAGccaaaacataaaaggaaaaaatgttacatAACTCTAATCCAAAAAGAGGGTACAGAGATGAGGCATTCAATTCTGAAGATTATATGGGAATTGAATAAtgctaaaatgttttctatttggtCATGCCTTATGGGCATTTAAGGGCTGAGGAGAAAGCATGAACACAGGTATAATTCAGTGAACAAATGTTTGTGGGGAGCTAAGTAGTGTTTTCTACACAGTGGCTTTCTGCTAtctttattagtgattttcactAGGAAGCAAATGAATAGATTACATTTCTTAACTATCACTTAAGTAAATACCTTAATAACATGTAATACATTTAACAGTGGTACCACTAGAAAATGGAGCTAAGAAACAGTATAAAAGTGacttattttctcattatataaCCTTTTattctattgaatttttttccatAAGCACGTTAtctattcagaaatattttgaagtaataaCCTTTATAATGCTTTTGACTCAAAATTAGAAAGTatgtttatgtttcctttttattttttcttaaaaattaactaTCAtagggccaagcgcagtggctcatgcctgtaatcccagcactttgggaggctgaggcgggtagatcacctggggtgaggaattcgagaccagcctggccaacatggagaaactctgtctctactaaaaatacaaaaatcagctgggcatggtggcgcacacgtGTAATCCatgctccttgggaggctgaggcacaagaacggcttgaacccaggaggcagaggttgcagcgagctgagattgtgccactgcactccagcctgggcagtagagtgagactccatcaaaaaaagaaaaaaaaaaaaagtgctgttttattccttttacaTGTAGTTCACCTAAAGTAGTCAGCAGTTACCAAGTAGAACTGCATTCATACCTGTTTTAGTAAATAGTGTTTGTGGGCTTTTTGCTACTCCTTTGAATTAGTGTATTGTATAACCTTACAATAgctgttttctctctttgattAAAGTTGCCATTGCCCCAAATGGAGCCTTACAGTTGGCAAGTCCAGGCACAGATGGAGTACAGGGACTTCAGACATTAACCATGACAAATTCAGGTAGTACTCAGCAAGGTACAACTATTCTTCAGTATGCGCAGACCTCTGATGGACAGCAGATACTTGTGCCCAGCAATCAGGTGGTTGTACAGAGTAAGTATGCTTTCTGTCTACAGAAAATCTCCTAACACTCTCAGAGACACTTAACCAACTAACTCATTCACTCCTGTTTGCCTTCTAGCTGCATCAGGAGATATGCAAACGTATCAGATCCGAACTACACCTTCAGCTACTTCTCTGCCACAAACTGTGGTGATGACATCTCCTGTGACTCTTACCTCTCAGACAACTAAGACAGATGACCCCcaattgaaaagagaaataaggtTAATGAAAAACAGGTAGGTAGTAAAATCATACTACCAGAACGGGTAATGTTTTTACAAATCTCAAAACATAACCAGATGTTAACTGGAACTGTATACAGTCATGGGCTCCATGACAATGTTTAAGTAAAcgatggaccacatatatgaatgatggtggtcccataaaattataatggagctgaaaaagtcCTGTGGTAATGTCATAGTGCAacacattactcacatgtttgtggcaatgctggtataaacaaacctatTGTGCTGCCAGTCATTTAAAGTGTAGCACATGCAATTATGTATAGAACATAATGCTTGATACTATAATAAGTGAATATGTTATTGGTTTATgaatttactatattttatcattaaagtGTGTAtgccttctactttttttttttttttaagttaactgtaggccaggcatggtggctcacgcctgtaatcccagcactttgggaggctgaggcgggcagatcctgaggtcaggagatcgagaccatcctgactaacacagtgaaaccccgtctttactgaaaatacaaaaaaattagtcgggcatggtggtgggcacctgtagtcccagctactcgggaggctgaggcaggagaattgcgtgaacccaggaggcggagcttgcagtgagtcgagattgtgccactacactccagcctgggcaacagagtgagactccgtctccaaaaaaaaaaaagttaactgtaaaacagcctccaGGCAGCCCCTACAgtaggtattccagaagaaggcattgttaccaTAGGAGATATCAGTTCCCTGTGTGTTATTGCCCCTAAAGAGCTTCCAGTGGGATACGGTATGGAGGTgcaagacagtgatattgatgatcctgaccctagGCTAGTTAGCCTAGGCTAATGTTTGTGTTggtgtcttaatttttaacaaaaaagttcaaaaagtagAGAAGTTATATttggtttttgtggggttttttaagacaaagtctcactctgtcacccacagtggagtgcagtgacacagtcttggcttactgcaacctctgcctcctgggctcaagtgatcctcccagctcagcctcccaagtagctgagactacgtataccaccacacccagctaatttttttttgtttttggtagagatggggttttgccatgttgcttaggctggtctcagacctgggctcaggtgatccatccacctgcctcagcctcccaaagtgctgggattacaggcatgagccactgcgcccagcctaaaaaaatgtaaaattagctagtacaaccactatgaaaaccagtatggagatttctcaaaaaactaaaaatagaaatctacccaaaggaaatcagtatatcaaagggatacctgtaCTCATAAGTTtatttgcagcactattcacacacAATAGCTAATAGCATCAAACTgtgtgtccatcagtggataaatggataagaaagaattaaatcatgtcatttgcagcaacacggatggaactgaaggtcattatcttaagtgaaataagccaggcacaaaaagaaaaatatcacattctcacttatatgtgggagctaaaatatTTGAACACATAGAAGTAAAGAGTGGAAAAATagggccgggcatgatggcttatgcctgtaatcccagcactttgggaggccaaggcgggaggatcacttgagcccaggcgttcaacacaagcctgggcaacatacccattgctacaaaaaaaaaaaaaattaggcatggtggcgtgtgcctaaaatcccagctacttgggaggctgaggtgggaggattgcttgagcccaaggggtTGAGGCagcatgattgcaccactgcacttcagcctgggctacaaagcaagatcctatgtcaaggaaaaagagagaatggaaaaatagATAACAGAGACCGGGAAGGGTGAGGGGCAAGGAGGAGGATGAAAAGAGTTAAAGGGTACAAACCCATACACAGtaagataaaaggaataaattcagTGTTTCATAGCAGAGTAGGATGGCCATACTTAACAAAAACCTATTAATACTCAGGTGATGGACACCCTGAATGCCCTGACTTGACCACTACACgttatatacatgtaacaaattttctcatgtactccataaatatgcacaaaaacattttaatagaaaaaaaatacaggccaggtgtagtggctcacaaatgtaattccaacattttcggaggccaaggcgggaggatgacttgagcccaggagtttgagaccaacctgggcaacatagggagaccccatctcttaaaaagaatttaaaacattagccagatgtggtagaggcaggggaatcacttgaacccggaggcagaggttgcagtgagccatgatcatgccattgtactccagcttgggcaacagagcaagactctgtctcaaaaataaaacaaaacaaaaaaaaacacacacacaagtagtTAATAATCATATAAAAGACTACTCAACCTtattagtaatcaaagaaatgcacatTAATGCTACACACTTAATATGCTTTATACCCACCCAattggcaaaaattttaaagtctaaCCAAGAGTTGGCAAGGATTTGGAACAATGGTCAAGAATTCATAGCTACTACTATAGGAGTGAAAATTggtgcagccattttggaaattAGGCCTTATCTTGTACAGCTGACGTGAGTATACTCTGTGACCCACCTGTTTCAGTCTGTGTCACGGAGAGAAACTTGCAGGAAGTGTGTATAAGAATTTTCGTAGCagcaaaaaatcaggaaacaacctTAAGATTCATTGATAACAGAATAGATACATATTGAACCTAAAcataaaaatgggagaaaaaaagaataggtacATAAATTGTGActgtatttatacaatggaatgttTATCTGTAATGACTGAATGAGTAATCATttcaacatgaataaatcttagaaaatgtaaaaaaacaagTTGCAACAGAATACACAAAGTAtgatataattttagaaaataaactaaatgatAGGCAGTTTTAGGGTCATATACGTATGTACTAcagctataaaaataagaaatgagatgTCACATGGCAAAAATTATAAAGTGGTAATACTGTCATTGGGCATATAAGGAAAGGGGTACCTCACATACATTACTGGGGGAAATACGGAGTTTTATGGTATCTACTTGCCCCACATTTCTACTTGTATGTGACAAAAGATAACgtaaacaaacttaaaaataaggGAAATATATTTGCAACTTTTATATACAGAGAAATAATTATAAGATGTATAGATtatataaagatttatttctgtaaataagaGACCTAACGGAAGGAAACTGGTCTGTGAAATACGGCCTTGTAAACAATGAGGTTATTGCAAACTTTGTGCATAATCAGGGAAATGTTAAAGCAGTGAGGTTCACTTTTTGTCAGCCACTAGACTgacaaccattttaaaatgttcataacagGCACTCTCTTGTACCGCCcgtgggaatgtaaatggtacAGATACTCTGGAGGACAATTTGgcaaatctttttttccccttttttctttctagtttgacTCTGGGAATTTTTGCTTCCTTTCCCCCCGCCCTGCCCCCCCATTTCTCTGTACTTCAATGGATATAAGTTGGCACTATCTCTTGACTTTAAGTGAGTATAGCTTGTGATCCTGCAAGAAATACATGTGTAGAAATACATGTAAAGAATGGAGGCTGagcgggtggctcacgcccataatctcAACACTGTGAccaggagtgagaccagcctaggccacatactgagacctcatctctacaa from the Macaca thibetana thibetana isolate TM-01 chromosome 11, ASM2454274v1, whole genome shotgun sequence genome contains:
- the ATF1 gene encoding cyclic AMP-dependent transcription factor ATF-1 isoform X5; this encodes MSVPTPIYQTSSGQYIAIAPNGALQLASPGTDGVQGLQTLTMTNSGSTQQGTTILQYAQTSDGQQILVPSNQVVVQTASGDMQTYQIRTTPSATSLPQTVVMTSPVTLTSQTTKTDDPQLKREIRLMKNREAARECRRKKKEYVKCLENRVAVLENQNKTLIEELKTLKDLYSNKSV
- the ATF1 gene encoding cyclic AMP-dependent transcription factor ATF-1 isoform X2 yields the protein MLIMEDSHKSTTSETAPQPGSAVQGAHISHIAQQVSSLSESEESQDSSDSIGSSQKAHGILARRPSYRKILKDLSSEDTRGRKGDGENSGVSAVTSMSVPTPIYQTSSGQYIAIAPNGALQLASPGTDGVQGLQTLTMTNSGSTQQGTTILQYAQTSDGQQILVPSNQVVVQTASGDMQTYQIRTTPSATSLPQTVVMTSPVTLTSQTTKTDDPQLKREIRLMKNREAARECRRKKKEYVKCLENRVAVLENQNKTLIEELKTLKDLYSNKSV
- the ATF1 gene encoding cyclic AMP-dependent transcription factor ATF-1 isoform X4; protein product: MTHGCLFPFGWATQPRLIMEDSHKSTTSETAPQPGSAVQGAHISHIAQQVSSLSESEESQDSSDSIGSSQKAHGILARRPSYRKILKDLSSEDTRGRKGDGENSGVSAVTSMSVPTPIYQTSSGQYIAIAPNGALQLASPGTDGVQGLQTLTMTNSGSTQQGTTILQYAQTSDGQQILVPSNQVVVQTASGDMQTYQIRTTPSATSLPQTVVMTSPVTLTSQTTKTDDPQLKREIRLMKNSLTLGIFASFPPALPPHFSVLQWI
- the ATF1 gene encoding cyclic AMP-dependent transcription factor ATF-1 isoform X3, giving the protein MEDSHKSTTSETAPQPGSAVQGAHISHIAQQVSSLSESEESQDSSDSIGSSQKAHGILARRPSYRKILKDLSSEDTRGRKGDGENSGVSAVTSMSVPTPIYQTSSGQYIAIAPNGALQLASPGTDGVQGLQTLTMTNSGSTQQGTTILQYAQTSDGQQILVPSNQVVVQTASGDMQTYQIRTTPSATSLPQTVVMTSPVTLTSQTTKTDDPQLKREIRLMKNREAARECRRKKKEYVKCLENRVAVLENQNKTLIEELKTLKDLYSNKSV
- the ATF1 gene encoding cyclic AMP-dependent transcription factor ATF-1 isoform X1, with translation MTHGCLFPFGWATQPRLIMEDSHKSTTSETAPQPGSAVQGAHISHIAQQVSSLSESEESQDSSDSIGSSQKAHGILARRPSYRKILKDLSSEDTRGRKGDGENSGVSAVTSMSVPTPIYQTSSGQYIAIAPNGALQLASPGTDGVQGLQTLTMTNSGSTQQGTTILQYAQTSDGQQILVPSNQVVVQTASGDMQTYQIRTTPSATSLPQTVVMTSPVTLTSQTTKTDDPQLKREIRLMKNREAARECRRKKKEYVKCLENRVAVLENQNKTLIEELKTLKDLYSNKSV